The Pontibacter pudoricolor genome contains a region encoding:
- a CDS encoding STAS/SEC14 domain-containing protein: MQNRHVKAYSNPGQVLFNKSQNQEAATYNDVTKPRRIPPLTISFQLETRFLEVVWQRPVSSSEYRQYIRFVGVCIAALRVKYLLTDFSRMGDSTLEDQQDSNSFLNEVKKKATLSRSARVFSSTGTQQQMYEAVIKNGPDQPYEIRFFFDQEQARDWLLQPPFPKEALTTRKLPIPLQASVRDLKRYAACELTENPLQEATTGKTETTALLHPDSQVMRCQTDFVTIVTDNKTKLLQLRWLRRVTSREYRYAVLKTARAVINNNIQAILVNNQQLGIINLEDQAWAVAITVSVLKKNPVERLAIISAPDVMQQIASENMNRRVKNQIYPQTIQYFLTEDEAIEWLSFAQDNLQETT; this comes from the coding sequence ATGCAGAACAGACATGTAAAAGCCTACAGCAATCCGGGGCAGGTTCTATTTAATAAAAGCCAGAACCAGGAAGCTGCTACTTATAACGATGTTACCAAACCAAGGAGAATTCCGCCGCTGACCATAAGCTTCCAGCTGGAAACCAGGTTTTTAGAGGTTGTGTGGCAGCGACCAGTCAGTAGCAGCGAATATCGCCAGTATATCAGGTTTGTAGGGGTATGTATTGCGGCACTTCGTGTAAAGTATTTACTGACTGACTTCAGCAGGATGGGAGACTCTACTTTGGAAGATCAGCAGGATTCGAACAGCTTTCTGAATGAAGTTAAAAAGAAAGCGACACTGAGCCGCAGCGCCAGGGTATTTTCCAGTACAGGAACCCAACAGCAGATGTATGAGGCGGTCATAAAAAATGGACCGGATCAGCCTTATGAGATCAGGTTCTTTTTCGATCAGGAACAGGCAAGGGACTGGCTCTTACAGCCCCCGTTTCCGAAGGAAGCGCTTACCACCCGCAAACTACCCATACCCCTGCAAGCCAGCGTAAGGGATTTAAAGAGATATGCAGCCTGCGAGCTTACAGAGAACCCTTTACAGGAAGCTACAACTGGCAAAACTGAAACAACTGCTTTACTTCACCCTGATTCGCAGGTTATGCGCTGCCAGACAGATTTTGTAACTATTGTAACAGATAATAAAACAAAGTTACTGCAACTACGCTGGCTCCGCAGGGTAACCAGCCGCGAATACCGGTACGCGGTTTTAAAAACGGCCCGCGCCGTCATTAACAATAACATACAGGCCATATTGGTCAATAACCAGCAACTGGGCATCATTAACCTCGAAGACCAGGCATGGGCAGTTGCGATTACAGTATCTGTACTAAAAAAGAACCCTGTAGAGCGTTTAGCCATAATTTCGGCACCGGATGTGATGCAGCAAATCGCGAGTGAAAACATGAACCGCCGGGTGAAGAATCAGATTTATCCCCAAACTATACAATATTTTCTGACAGAAGATGAAGCCATTGAGTGGCTCAGCTTCGCGCAGGATAACCTACAGGAAACTACATGA
- a CDS encoding sugar MFS transporter produces the protein MDGVTPTTQSTPANEQVTAKNFTGPLIIVTLLFFMWGLITCMNDILIPKLQQVFVLQHWQAMLVQSAFFGAYFFISLLYFIISVTKGDPVMRIGYKNGIIAGLVVAAAGCVLFYPAADLQSYGFFLIALFVLASGITILQIAANPYVTILGPASGAASRLNMTQALNSFGTTIAPLIGGYLIFETVNTVAAANAESVKMPYLGLAASLIAIAVLIKLAKLPHVKGEGRIIPDSGALKYRHLVLGIICVFMYVGGEVAIGSTLINFFKLPHIAGLTEAEGGHYLALFWGGAMIGRFFGAVALADFRNNNTKYLIIGAITAVVFTLMFTIYGQEEALIALGMIVLNFLVLLLGRFLPGRTLGFFATAVIVLLLITILATGSVAMWSVIAIGLFNSIMFPTIFTLAIKGLGVHTSQGSSLLVMAIVGGAIIPPLQGYVADVTGNLQISFIVPILCYLYIVYYGFRGSKVEEIDPSAEA, from the coding sequence ATGGACGGAGTTACACCAACCACCCAAAGTACGCCAGCTAACGAACAAGTAACGGCTAAAAACTTCACAGGTCCTCTTATTATCGTGACCCTGCTTTTCTTTATGTGGGGCTTGATTACCTGCATGAACGACATTCTGATACCAAAACTGCAACAGGTATTTGTGCTGCAGCACTGGCAGGCCATGCTTGTCCAGTCGGCTTTCTTCGGCGCTTACTTTTTTATATCGCTGCTGTACTTCATTATCTCGGTAACCAAAGGCGATCCGGTTATGAGGATCGGGTATAAGAACGGAATAATTGCAGGACTTGTCGTAGCTGCTGCCGGATGTGTGCTGTTCTACCCTGCCGCCGATCTGCAGAGCTATGGCTTTTTCCTGATAGCGCTTTTCGTGCTTGCCTCAGGCATAACTATATTACAAATTGCCGCTAACCCGTATGTTACCATACTTGGCCCGGCCAGCGGTGCTGCCAGCCGCCTCAACATGACGCAGGCGCTCAACTCTTTCGGAACCACGATTGCCCCGCTGATAGGGGGTTATCTTATTTTTGAAACGGTAAATACAGTAGCTGCAGCCAATGCGGAGTCAGTTAAAATGCCTTACCTGGGCCTTGCTGCCTCGCTTATTGCTATTGCCGTATTGATAAAACTTGCCAAACTGCCCCATGTAAAAGGCGAAGGCAGAATTATACCTGACTCTGGCGCACTAAAGTACCGCCACCTGGTGCTGGGTATCATTTGTGTCTTTATGTATGTGGGGGGCGAAGTGGCTATTGGCAGCACCCTGATAAATTTCTTTAAACTGCCGCATATTGCAGGCCTGACCGAAGCTGAAGGCGGACATTACCTTGCCTTATTCTGGGGTGGCGCTATGATCGGCCGTTTCTTTGGGGCAGTGGCTCTTGCCGATTTCAGGAACAATAACACCAAATACCTGATCATCGGCGCGATCACGGCCGTCGTGTTTACGCTGATGTTCACTATTTATGGCCAGGAGGAGGCTCTGATTGCATTAGGCATGATCGTGCTGAATTTCCTGGTGTTGCTGCTGGGCAGGTTCCTGCCGGGCCGTACGCTGGGTTTCTTCGCTACGGCTGTTATCGTGTTGCTGCTGATTACTATTTTGGCGACCGGTTCTGTGGCAATGTGGTCCGTTATTGCAATCGGTCTGTTCAACTCCATCATGTTCCCTACTATCTTCACGCTGGCTATTAAAGGGTTGGGCGTGCATACCAGCCAGGGTTCATCGCTGCTGGTTATGGCTATAGTTGGCGGCGCTATTATTCCGCCGCTGCAAGGCTACGTAGCTGATGTTACAGGTAACCTGCAAATATCGTTTATAGTGCCGATCCTGTGTTACCTGTACATTGTGTACTATGGTTTCAGGGGTTCTAAAGTTGAAGAAATTGACCCAAGCGCCGAAGCATAA
- a CDS encoding helix-turn-helix domain-containing protein: MREEPLQFIQVNTEDIAYILGLLSMQHPVSEELQGEFYKHAIAIQLQEGQHLLRQGDKCNYMYFIREGAMMAYSLHKHKKITTYISVENEFVSSLSGLYGSQPSREAIVAIEPTLVLGVHTAVLQDWYQRFFDLNYIIRQVYENYYRDAQERTHVVRVGDASERYHYFVKSKPGYIDRLPLECIASFLDMKPETLSRIKKQEKLTVQTGDIESLFQQVAQFMQATECFKEKTIKVHSLAARLGIPAYKLSLALNTYAKTNFNDFVNQYRISYLKAQLEKEGFLQNFTIEALALQAGFASRSGFYKAFKKMEGISPKEYLAGTKL, encoded by the coding sequence ATGCGTGAAGAGCCCTTACAATTCATACAAGTAAATACAGAAGATATTGCCTACATCCTGGGCCTGTTATCAATGCAGCATCCGGTAAGTGAGGAACTGCAGGGCGAATTTTATAAACATGCCATTGCCATTCAGCTACAGGAAGGGCAGCACCTGTTACGACAAGGGGATAAGTGCAACTACATGTATTTTATAAGGGAAGGTGCCATGATGGCCTATTCCCTGCACAAGCATAAAAAGATCACTACTTATATCTCTGTTGAAAATGAATTTGTGAGTTCGCTCTCCGGGCTTTACGGCTCCCAACCATCCCGGGAAGCTATAGTGGCTATAGAGCCGACCTTGGTTTTAGGAGTGCATACAGCTGTATTACAAGACTGGTACCAGCGTTTTTTTGATCTTAATTACATCATTCGCCAGGTGTACGAGAATTATTACCGCGATGCCCAGGAGCGCACACATGTGGTTCGGGTTGGTGACGCTTCGGAACGTTACCATTATTTTGTAAAGTCCAAGCCAGGCTATATTGACCGCCTTCCGCTGGAATGCATTGCTTCTTTTCTGGACATGAAGCCGGAAACACTCTCCCGCATTAAAAAGCAGGAGAAGCTTACTGTGCAGACTGGCGACATTGAAAGTTTATTTCAGCAGGTGGCGCAATTTATGCAGGCAACAGAATGCTTTAAAGAGAAAACCATAAAGGTCCATAGTTTGGCTGCGCGCCTGGGCATTCCGGCCTACAAGCTCTCGCTGGCTTTAAATACTTATGCCAAAACCAACTTCAACGACTTTGTCAATCAGTACCGCATTTCTTACTTAAAAGCACAATTAGAGAAAGAAGGGTTTTTGCAGAACTTTACAATAGAAGCCCTGGCCCTGCAGGCAGGATTTGCCTCCAGAAGCGGATTTTACAAGGCCTTTAAAAAGATGGAGGGCATCAGCCCGAAAGAATACCTGGCCGGCACAAAACTATAG
- a CDS encoding Na+/H+ antiporter NhaC family protein produces MDQIKKTGGTALVPFLVFVLIFLGAGIVLNDFYALPSPVAVICGIIAAFLLLKGSINAKVDALIRGCGDSQIVTMCIIYLLAGAFAVVSQAIGGVDATVNLGLTYIPVQYLALGVFLLAAFLSTATGTSVGAIVALGPIVVGLAEQSNSPMPLMLGALLGGAMFGDNLSFISDTTIAATQTQDCEMKDKFKVNFLIAGPAALLTIGLLLFAGFQTDPAQAVLPAVQEIELIKIVPYLLVLFLAVYGVNVFVALIAGIVASGAVGIVGGDLDVLLFTKKIYEGFTSMTEIFLLSMLTGGLAEMVRQAGGIQFLLSKANKFISGYRSSQLGVGLLVSGVNSAIANNTVSIVVTGPVAKDISQRYHIDKRKTAAILDIFACIVQGLLPYGAQILIMLSFTKGKVSYLEVLPYAWYLYLLLFFTVLAIVTPFVDKFFQNKPATIPAPQAVAA; encoded by the coding sequence ATGGATCAGATTAAAAAGACAGGCGGAACTGCACTGGTTCCTTTTTTAGTTTTCGTGCTGATTTTTCTTGGCGCCGGTATTGTGCTTAACGACTTTTATGCGCTGCCCTCGCCGGTGGCAGTTATATGCGGCATCATCGCAGCTTTTTTGCTTTTAAAAGGGAGCATAAATGCCAAAGTAGATGCCCTGATCCGGGGTTGCGGCGATTCCCAGATCGTTACTATGTGTATCATTTATTTGCTGGCCGGGGCCTTTGCGGTGGTTTCGCAGGCAATTGGTGGGGTAGATGCTACCGTTAACTTAGGCCTGACTTATATTCCGGTTCAATACCTGGCATTAGGAGTATTTTTGCTGGCGGCATTCCTGTCTACGGCTACGGGTACTTCGGTGGGTGCTATAGTTGCGCTTGGGCCGATTGTAGTGGGGCTGGCTGAGCAAAGTAATTCCCCGATGCCGCTTATGCTGGGCGCTTTACTGGGCGGCGCTATGTTCGGTGATAACCTTTCCTTTATATCTGATACAACTATAGCTGCTACCCAAACGCAGGATTGTGAAATGAAGGATAAGTTTAAAGTGAACTTCCTGATTGCCGGTCCTGCCGCTTTGCTAACCATTGGCTTGCTGCTGTTTGCGGGTTTTCAGACCGATCCTGCCCAGGCTGTTTTACCCGCAGTGCAGGAAATAGAGCTCATTAAAATTGTGCCTTACCTGCTGGTGCTCTTCCTGGCGGTATATGGGGTAAACGTGTTTGTAGCCCTGATAGCAGGTATAGTTGCCTCGGGTGCGGTTGGTATAGTTGGCGGCGACCTGGATGTGCTGCTGTTCACTAAAAAAATATACGAAGGTTTTACCAGCATGACCGAGATCTTCCTGCTATCGATGCTGACCGGCGGGCTGGCCGAAATGGTACGACAGGCAGGTGGCATTCAGTTCCTTCTGAGCAAGGCAAACAAGTTTATCAGCGGGTACAGGTCTTCGCAGTTGGGTGTTGGGTTACTGGTAAGTGGCGTGAACAGTGCTATCGCCAATAATACGGTATCTATAGTTGTAACAGGGCCTGTAGCAAAAGATATAAGCCAGCGCTACCATATCGATAAGCGTAAAACTGCTGCCATACTGGATATTTTTGCCTGCATTGTACAGGGATTGCTGCCCTACGGAGCCCAGATACTTATTATGCTGAGCTTTACAAAAGGTAAGGTGTCATACCTGGAGGTGCTGCCATATGCCTGGTACCTGTACCTGCTGCTGTTCTTTACTGTGCTGGCTATAGTTACGCCTTTTGTAGATAAATTCTTTCAGAATAAGCCTGCAACTATACCGGCTCCACAAGCGGTTGCTGCTTAA